In the genome of Vibrio sp. 16, one region contains:
- a CDS encoding RNA-binding S4 domain-containing protein, with the protein MTEEYQEGEEIEIEAIGIEVSSHPIELYKVFKIANLVGGGGEAKHLIAEGYVAVNGELETRKRRKMYDGDFFEFNQEYYVVVCDAPVTELEEKAVKSKAKERSNAKQPKRDKRSSSSKKGKSKKSSEAKGKESKPSQGKKNNGRSSIDFF; encoded by the coding sequence ATGACTGAAGAGTACCAAGAAGGCGAAGAGATCGAGATTGAAGCGATTGGTATCGAAGTGTCTTCTCATCCCATTGAGTTATATAAGGTATTCAAAATCGCTAACTTGGTTGGCGGTGGTGGAGAAGCAAAACACCTCATTGCCGAAGGATATGTCGCTGTTAACGGTGAATTGGAAACACGAAAACGTCGCAAAATGTATGATGGTGACTTTTTTGAGTTCAATCAGGAATATTACGTTGTCGTTTGTGATGCGCCAGTGACAGAGCTAGAAGAGAAAGCGGTAAAATCAAAGGCCAAAGAGCGCTCAAACGCCAAGCAACCTAAGCGCGACAAGCGTTCTTCGTCGTCTAAAAAGGGCAAGTCGAAAAAGAGTAGTGAAGCGAAGGGTAAGGAATCTAAACCATCGCAAGGCAAAAAAAACAACGGCCGATCTTCTATCGATTTCTTCTAA
- a CDS encoding EAL domain-containing protein → MSQTIKSIVPRPKITLVSECGVAVESVSQDLTHSLTGAELDELMDDHFKHMIDVLNDGIFYMSDTEHVCFYNPSFYQRFGIQSGHTCLETWLDLVHPMDRFMLQSKVDEHIAEDDFKMATQYRVRCTNGQYVWLEGTAITKTVNGKRFMIGCHKDISDKKLMEAFVQQTSFKDGASGLSNEHRLVMDIDNIDPLREPHSLLYIQVANIRSYLSLYGPQIMRDVLNHIIQALNHFPEDLVDFYRIRSDDFAILVKGDYSDEQLTQLGERISEKYNEAVKTFGYLYGTEISIGIYPSIPAELDAEEAIKIASRTSQFASEQKDCHISVYASKTKSRVDRHFYIERELGNAIKQGLLSIKFQPIICTKLNAIASFEALVRWKCKDMGEIFPDEFISVAEKKGLIVDLGYLVLSKACHFIQQYQATHNNSVRVNVNVSVLQLLNHSFPERVKKVADEYLIDPKHIVLELTETMILDGNKNAADQLNKLSALGFQLSLDDFGAGYSSLNSFFDFPLQQIKIDKSIAWRSFTNPATFEYLSFVIKLCQAYDVDIVIEGIENAQMAQAFTDLGASYLQGYWFSKPLSFASASHYTAI, encoded by the coding sequence ATGTCGCAAACTATTAAAAGTATCGTCCCTCGCCCTAAAATCACTTTGGTCTCAGAGTGTGGTGTAGCGGTCGAATCAGTATCGCAAGACCTTACTCACTCTCTGACTGGCGCAGAGTTAGATGAGCTCATGGATGACCATTTTAAGCATATGATCGATGTGCTTAACGATGGCATTTTTTATATGTCTGATACAGAGCATGTTTGCTTCTACAACCCGAGCTTTTATCAAAGATTCGGCATCCAATCCGGTCATACCTGTCTAGAAACATGGCTTGATCTCGTTCACCCGATGGATCGTTTTATGCTGCAAAGCAAAGTAGACGAGCATATCGCGGAAGACGATTTCAAAATGGCGACTCAATATCGTGTACGTTGCACTAATGGACAATATGTTTGGCTAGAAGGAACGGCGATAACCAAAACTGTTAACGGTAAACGGTTTATGATTGGTTGCCACAAAGATATTTCCGACAAAAAGCTGATGGAGGCGTTTGTACAGCAAACCTCTTTCAAAGATGGGGCGTCTGGGCTTTCCAATGAGCACAGATTAGTCATGGATATTGACAACATTGACCCACTTCGTGAACCGCATAGCTTGCTTTACATCCAAGTCGCGAATATTCGTTCCTACTTATCACTCTATGGTCCTCAAATCATGCGTGATGTGCTTAATCACATCATTCAAGCGCTTAATCATTTCCCGGAAGACTTGGTTGACTTCTATCGTATTCGCTCAGATGACTTCGCTATCTTGGTTAAAGGGGATTACAGTGACGAGCAACTGACGCAACTTGGTGAGCGCATCTCCGAGAAGTATAACGAAGCGGTAAAAACGTTCGGCTACCTGTATGGCACCGAAATCAGTATCGGTATCTACCCTTCGATTCCAGCAGAGCTTGATGCCGAAGAAGCGATCAAAATCGCTAGCCGTACCAGCCAGTTTGCCAGCGAGCAAAAAGATTGCCATATCAGCGTTTATGCCAGTAAAACCAAATCACGCGTAGACCGACATTTTTATATCGAACGCGAGTTGGGCAATGCCATTAAACAAGGTCTACTCTCGATCAAGTTTCAGCCGATTATTTGCACCAAACTAAACGCCATTGCGAGCTTTGAAGCGCTGGTACGCTGGAAGTGCAAAGACATGGGGGAAATATTCCCGGACGAGTTTATCTCTGTTGCGGAAAAGAAAGGACTTATTGTTGATTTAGGTTATCTGGTGCTATCCAAAGCATGTCATTTTATCCAGCAGTATCAAGCCACGCATAACAACTCGGTTCGCGTTAACGTCAATGTATCTGTGCTGCAACTGCTCAATCACTCCTTTCCAGAACGAGTGAAAAAGGTCGCGGACGAATACCTAATTGATCCAAAACACATCGTACTCGAGCTAACCGAAACCATGATTTTGGATGGCAATAAGAACGCGGCCGACCAACTTAACAAGCTCAGCGCGCTCGGTTTTCAGCTTTCTTTGGATGACTTTGGCGCGGGTTACAGCTCGTTAAACAGCTTTTTTGATTTTCCGCTACAACAAATTAAAATCGACAAATCCATCGCTTGGCGATCTTTCACCAATCCAGCAACCTTTGAGTACCTCTCTTTCGTGATTAAGTTATGCCAAGCCTACGATGTTGATATTGTCATCGAAGGCATTGAAAACGCGCAAATGGCTCAAGCATTCACTGACCTCGGAGCCTCCTATTTACAAGGGTATTGGTTCTCTAAACCCCTTTCATTCGCAAGTGCTAGCCACTATACTGCGATCTAA
- a CDS encoding substrate-binding periplasmic protein — MFRWLIAAIALWSSYANAYEPPTPVTVYADDSYPPYSYAINGEAKGIYTEILQTIFAQMEAYDVKIKPLPWKRGLKMLELGKGFALYPPYYYANQRFYISPYSEPILDEQVVVFCRPDKVADRQLTNWPDDYLGLTIGINEGFALGGQAFWDAVSQEKLTLRPSKGNEASLLNLYKRRTDCYINDRISIRWYINQMIKDGQIDRDWQLKLGSVVSTEQGYLGFTNQQPELYPYKQDFITQFNRHLKRLKQDGTIDRLVVDYLDAYK, encoded by the coding sequence GTGTTTCGATGGCTAATCGCCGCTATTGCCCTATGGTCAAGCTATGCCAATGCATACGAGCCACCTACACCTGTCACTGTGTATGCGGACGACTCCTACCCGCCATACAGCTACGCGATCAATGGAGAAGCAAAGGGCATCTACACCGAAATACTCCAAACCATTTTCGCCCAAATGGAGGCTTACGACGTCAAAATCAAACCTCTCCCTTGGAAGCGGGGGTTAAAAATGTTGGAATTAGGCAAAGGCTTTGCGCTTTATCCGCCCTATTACTACGCTAATCAAAGATTCTATATATCGCCCTACTCAGAGCCGATTCTCGATGAGCAAGTCGTCGTGTTTTGCCGCCCTGATAAGGTGGCGGATCGTCAACTTACTAACTGGCCTGACGATTATCTGGGGTTAACGATTGGTATTAACGAGGGTTTTGCATTGGGTGGGCAAGCATTCTGGGATGCGGTGTCTCAAGAGAAGTTGACACTGCGGCCGTCGAAAGGAAATGAAGCCAGCTTGCTAAATCTGTACAAACGACGCACCGATTGTTACATCAATGACCGAATCTCTATTCGATGGTACATCAATCAAATGATCAAAGATGGCCAGATTGACCGAGATTGGCAATTAAAACTCGGCTCTGTCGTGAGTACCGAGCAAGGTTACTTAGGGTTTACCAACCAACAGCCTGAGCTCTACCCCTATAAGCAAGACTTCATTACGCAGTTCAACCGACATTTAAAACGGTTAAAGCAAGATGGCACGATTGACAGACTTGTTGTCGACTATTTAGACGCTTACAAATAA
- a CDS encoding insulinase family protein, protein MSKPLRQIVTATLSASLLLSPFFSLSVSAEQNQFNWFEQSDITLPKGTKAGKIGNAMRYVLLPTSRNTQALSIRVRLTDLPIKYASVAQTLTQDYGWELVEFNGKSVLKRDFADNKEETLAEAISQLAALFKSEEAKGVFLPSQTDLVIAGNFKNRTAAELISDNLSDWKSSEAFSAPAELSLMPKSVSDAPKQEKPTVAYTAHTSLDDTANSKQQRKKLLTVTIANKILEKRLEEAFANQDVKVEVSNQILAQSSLVSQVSLTSEDSEQAKAAQQIIEKEINRARASGFNQVEYEMVVSQLRKKLEGQTRPHDEAYTAHQADQLIKAIDEGRVYTSPSYDLDLMNFHVAHMNEYDISNEFESVWKSPMELIIIPNS, encoded by the coding sequence GTGTCTAAACCATTACGTCAAATCGTCACTGCAACCCTTTCAGCGAGCTTACTGCTTTCCCCTTTTTTCTCCCTATCAGTAAGTGCAGAACAAAATCAATTTAACTGGTTTGAACAAAGCGACATCACGCTACCTAAAGGCACGAAAGCAGGTAAAATTGGTAATGCCATGCGCTACGTGTTGTTACCGACTAGCCGCAATACACAAGCGCTTTCTATCCGCGTTCGTTTAACTGATCTTCCAATTAAATATGCGTCTGTCGCTCAGACGTTAACGCAAGACTATGGTTGGGAGTTGGTCGAATTTAATGGCAAAAGTGTGCTCAAACGCGACTTCGCTGACAATAAAGAAGAGACCTTAGCAGAGGCAATCTCGCAGCTCGCAGCGCTATTTAAGAGCGAAGAAGCCAAAGGGGTTTTCTTGCCGTCACAAACCGATTTGGTTATTGCTGGTAACTTTAAAAACCGTACTGCGGCAGAGTTAATTAGCGACAATCTTTCTGACTGGAAATCAAGCGAAGCGTTTTCTGCACCTGCTGAGCTAAGCCTAATGCCGAAAAGTGTTTCTGACGCTCCTAAACAGGAAAAGCCAACTGTGGCATACACGGCCCATACCTCACTTGACGATACGGCAAACAGTAAGCAACAACGAAAAAAGCTACTTACTGTGACCATCGCAAACAAAATTCTAGAGAAACGCTTGGAAGAAGCGTTTGCTAATCAAGATGTTAAAGTCGAGGTTTCAAACCAGATTTTGGCGCAATCTAGCTTGGTTTCTCAAGTTTCACTTACCAGTGAAGACAGCGAGCAGGCGAAAGCCGCACAGCAGATCATCGAAAAAGAGATCAACCGTGCGCGTGCAAGCGGGTTTAACCAAGTAGAGTACGAAATGGTGGTGTCGCAACTTCGCAAAAAGCTTGAGGGGCAAACTCGCCCACATGATGAAGCATACACCGCTCACCAAGCTGATCAGTTGATTAAAGCGATCGATGAAGGCCGAGTCTACACCTCTCCTTCTTACGACTTAGATCTGATGAACTTCCATGTCGCTCATATGAACGAGTACGACATCAGCAATGAGTTTGAGAGCGTGTGGAAAAGCCCTATGGAGCTGATCATCATCCCAAACAGCTAA
- a CDS encoding ABC transporter permease, giving the protein MIEKRRNPLNEARWLRFKANRRGFWSLWVFALLFFVSLFAELIANDKPLWITYDSQWYFPIVSQYAETEFGGEFETEADYKDPFVVELIEEKGSIVWPLIPFSYDTINFDIQGSVPSAPDAVNWLGTDDKGRDVLARIIYGFRISVLFGFVLTIISSVIGVVVGATQGYYGGWLDLLGQRFIEVWSGMPTLFLLIILSSFVEPNFWWLLGIMVAFSWMSLVGVVRAEFLRCRNFDYVRAALAMGVSDNRIMLRHMLPNAMVASLTMMPFILSGSVTTLTSLDFLGFGLPAGSPSLGELLAQGKANLQAPWLGFSAFIVLSLMLTLLVFIGEAVRDAFDPHHQGR; this is encoded by the coding sequence GTGATTGAAAAAAGACGCAACCCACTCAATGAAGCTCGTTGGTTACGATTTAAAGCCAATCGCCGCGGCTTTTGGTCGCTTTGGGTCTTTGCTTTGCTCTTCTTCGTCAGCCTATTTGCAGAGCTGATCGCCAACGACAAACCGTTATGGATAACGTACGACAGTCAATGGTATTTCCCAATCGTTTCGCAGTATGCAGAAACCGAGTTTGGCGGAGAGTTTGAAACAGAAGCCGATTACAAAGACCCGTTTGTGGTTGAGCTTATCGAAGAAAAAGGGAGCATTGTTTGGCCGCTTATTCCGTTTAGTTACGACACGATTAACTTTGATATTCAGGGCTCGGTTCCATCGGCGCCTGATGCGGTGAACTGGCTCGGCACAGACGACAAAGGAAGAGACGTCTTGGCGCGAATTATTTACGGCTTTAGAATTTCGGTGTTGTTTGGTTTTGTATTGACCATTATCTCAAGCGTCATTGGCGTGGTTGTGGGGGCGACACAGGGCTACTACGGAGGTTGGCTTGATCTGCTTGGTCAGCGTTTTATCGAAGTGTGGTCTGGCATGCCTACCTTGTTTTTGTTGATTATCCTTTCCAGCTTCGTTGAGCCCAATTTCTGGTGGCTACTGGGTATTATGGTCGCATTTAGCTGGATGAGCCTGGTGGGGGTTGTTCGCGCTGAGTTTCTTCGTTGCCGTAACTTCGATTACGTACGAGCCGCTCTGGCAATGGGCGTCAGTGACAATCGCATTATGTTAAGGCACATGTTGCCCAATGCGATGGTAGCGTCACTTACCATGATGCCGTTTATCTTGTCAGGTTCGGTGACGACCTTAACCTCATTGGACTTTCTTGGCTTTGGTCTACCCGCGGGTTCACCGTCGTTAGGTGAACTCTTGGCACAAGGAAAAGCAAACTTACAGGCGCCGTGGCTAGGGTTTTCGGCATTTATTGTCTTGTCACTTATGCTGACACTGCTCGTGTTTATCGGTGAAGCCGTGCGCGATGCTTTCGACCCGCATCATCAAGGGAGATAG
- a CDS encoding ABC transporter ATP-binding protein has translation MTHPILTMENLSVGFGRQANIEQVTHQVSLSICKGETLALVGESGSGKSVTANSILKLLPKGSAHYLEGKITFDDIDILQCSERQLRGIRGGRIGMIFQEPMVSLNPLHKIGKQLVETLSIHRGVRQSKAETIAIEWLEKVGIRHPSVKINAYPHELSGGERQRVMIAMALINEPELLIADEPTTALDVSVQAQILDLLKQLQQELGMAMLFITHDLSIVRRIADRVAVMQEGHLVEVGECQQVFQSPNHAYTQLLINSDPRGTPVVVSEPSEPILDVEQLRVWFPITGGVFKRVVSHIKAVTDMQISLSRGQSIGLVGESGSGKSTTGMAILKLVNSEGSIRYQGNELQGLDRTAMLPYRRRMQVVFQDPFSALNPRMSVAQVIGEGLRVHEQLSDEEIDDMIVKVMREVDLDPDSRHRYPNEFSGGQRQRIAIARALILKPEFILLDEPTSSLDRTVQAQVLDLLKSLQQKYGLSYLFISHDLNVVKSLCHYTIVLKQGEIVEQGETKELFTHPRHPYTKELVTLSSL, from the coding sequence ATGACTCATCCGATACTAACCATGGAAAATCTGTCTGTTGGCTTTGGCCGACAGGCGAACATAGAACAGGTGACCCATCAGGTCTCGTTGTCGATTTGTAAGGGGGAAACACTAGCGCTTGTCGGCGAGAGTGGCTCTGGAAAGTCGGTGACTGCAAACTCGATTCTAAAGCTATTACCCAAAGGCTCCGCGCACTACTTGGAAGGTAAAATTACATTTGATGATATCGACATACTTCAATGTTCTGAGCGGCAGCTGAGAGGCATCAGAGGGGGAAGAATCGGAATGATCTTCCAAGAGCCCATGGTCTCTCTAAACCCGCTGCATAAAATTGGTAAGCAGCTGGTGGAAACTCTCTCCATTCACCGTGGCGTTAGACAAAGCAAAGCGGAAACCATCGCCATCGAATGGTTGGAAAAAGTAGGTATTCGCCACCCAAGCGTCAAAATCAACGCCTATCCTCACGAGTTGTCAGGAGGCGAGCGGCAGCGCGTAATGATTGCGATGGCGTTGATTAATGAACCAGAGCTTCTGATTGCCGATGAACCAACAACAGCGCTCGATGTGTCAGTTCAGGCGCAAATCCTCGACTTGCTCAAACAATTGCAGCAAGAGCTCGGTATGGCAATGCTGTTTATTACCCATGACTTAAGCATTGTCCGCCGAATCGCTGATCGCGTTGCCGTAATGCAAGAGGGGCATCTTGTTGAAGTGGGTGAGTGTCAACAAGTCTTCCAGTCACCTAATCACGCTTATACCCAGTTACTCATTAATTCAGACCCTAGGGGGACGCCGGTTGTTGTCAGTGAACCGAGCGAACCAATACTGGATGTTGAGCAACTTAGGGTTTGGTTTCCAATCACTGGCGGCGTGTTCAAACGGGTGGTTTCGCACATTAAAGCGGTCACCGATATGCAAATCAGTTTGTCTCGTGGTCAATCTATCGGGTTAGTCGGAGAAAGTGGTTCTGGTAAGTCGACAACAGGTATGGCGATTCTCAAGTTGGTCAACTCCGAAGGGTCTATTCGCTATCAAGGGAATGAACTTCAAGGGCTTGACCGCACGGCGATGCTGCCATATAGGCGTCGCATGCAAGTGGTGTTTCAAGACCCGTTTTCAGCACTTAACCCTAGGATGTCCGTTGCGCAAGTGATAGGGGAGGGATTGCGTGTTCATGAGCAGCTTAGCGATGAAGAGATCGATGATATGATTGTTAAAGTGATGCGAGAAGTGGACTTAGATCCGGACTCCCGCCATCGCTATCCAAATGAGTTCTCCGGAGGTCAGAGACAACGTATCGCGATTGCACGGGCACTTATCCTAAAGCCTGAGTTCATATTACTCGATGAGCCAACCTCATCCTTGGATCGAACGGTTCAAGCGCAAGTGCTCGATTTGCTTAAATCGCTGCAACAGAAGTACGGGCTAAGTTATCTATTCATTAGCCATGACCTGAATGTCGTTAAGTCTTTGTGTCACTACACCATTGTGCTCAAGCAAGGAGAAATTGTGGAGCAAGGCGAAACGAAAGAGCTGTTTACTCATCCTCGGCACCCCTATACCAAAGAGCTTGTCACACTGTCGAGTTTATAG
- a CDS encoding microcin C ABC transporter permease YejB, whose translation MAAYIFRRLLLVIPTLWAIITINFFIIQIAPGGPVEQAIAQMEGHTSGIMERFTGGGAEVELADDQNSAAGYKGSRGLDPEVVEAIKKQFGFDKPLLERYVEMLKNYATFNFGESLFKGGNVIDLIVERLPVSISLGLWSTLIIYLISIPLGILKAIHHGSRFDVWSSAVVIVGYAIPGFLFAIILIILFASGNYFSWFPLRGLVSSNFEQLVWYEQVMDYFWHLTLPILAMVIGGFATLSMLTKNSFLDEINKQYVVTARAKGLDERSILYKHVFRNAMLIIIAGFPAAFISIFFTGSMLIEVMFSLEGIGLLGFESTIQRDYPVVFSSLYIMTLLGLLLSIISDLTYTWVDPRIDFEAR comes from the coding sequence ATGGCTGCCTATATATTTCGCCGACTACTTTTGGTGATTCCCACCTTGTGGGCGATTATCACCATCAACTTCTTTATCATTCAGATTGCGCCCGGTGGACCGGTAGAGCAAGCGATCGCCCAGATGGAGGGGCACACCTCTGGCATTATGGAGCGTTTTACTGGGGGTGGTGCCGAAGTTGAACTCGCGGACGACCAAAATAGTGCCGCTGGCTATAAAGGCTCGAGAGGTTTGGACCCAGAAGTGGTTGAGGCGATAAAAAAGCAGTTTGGTTTTGATAAGCCACTGCTTGAGCGCTATGTGGAGATGCTCAAAAATTACGCTACATTCAATTTTGGTGAAAGCTTGTTCAAAGGCGGCAATGTCATTGACTTGATCGTTGAGCGCCTCCCAGTCTCCATCTCCCTTGGCTTGTGGAGTACACTGATTATCTATTTGATCTCCATCCCTCTTGGCATTTTAAAAGCAATCCATCATGGCTCTCGATTTGATGTCTGGTCGAGTGCGGTCGTGATCGTGGGGTACGCCATACCAGGGTTTCTCTTCGCCATCATTTTGATCATTCTATTCGCCAGTGGTAACTATTTCAGTTGGTTTCCGCTAAGAGGTTTGGTGTCGAGTAACTTTGAGCAGTTGGTCTGGTATGAACAGGTGATGGACTACTTTTGGCATTTAACCTTGCCGATATTGGCGATGGTGATTGGTGGGTTTGCGACCTTAAGCATGCTGACCAAAAACTCCTTTCTGGATGAGATCAACAAACAGTATGTGGTGACCGCAAGAGCGAAAGGGCTCGATGAGCGCAGCATTCTCTACAAGCATGTGTTTCGCAACGCCATGTTGATTATAATCGCAGGCTTTCCCGCCGCTTTTATCAGTATCTTTTTTACCGGGTCAATGCTCATCGAAGTGATGTTCTCACTCGAAGGGATTGGGCTGCTCGGCTTTGAGTCGACCATCCAGCGTGATTACCCTGTCGTATTCAGTTCGTTGTACATCATGACTTTACTTGGATTGCTGCTCAGTATCATCTCCGACTTGACCTACACCTGGGTGGATCCACGCATTGATTTTGAGGCTCGTTAA
- a CDS encoding siderophore ABC transporter substrate-binding protein, which produces MKRKVVALALAMTALNANAKIIEIEHAQGKTALESKPERVVVIGLGPLDTVKALGIEPVAVSTVSMFPDYLSQYRSGEFVSAGSLFEPDFETIYSQKPDLIIVGPRGAEKYKELSEIAPTIVYALDKSKGYWEATQEEWRKLGEVFEKQDFVEEKIAQVDKDFKQVQSYNQTNNVDALTVMSAGGNITTFGAKSRFGSIYKDFGFSETVKGIKESRHGDLISYEFIREHNPSTLLIVDKDILINKGKGSTVQRDFENDLVKATSAYQNKKMAYLDINAWYLSIAGMRATEQMLSDVKSATGLN; this is translated from the coding sequence ATGAAACGTAAAGTTGTGGCACTAGCACTGGCGATGACCGCTCTTAATGCGAATGCAAAAATCATCGAAATTGAACATGCACAAGGGAAAACAGCGTTAGAGAGCAAGCCCGAGCGTGTTGTGGTCATTGGATTGGGGCCTTTGGATACCGTTAAGGCGCTTGGCATTGAGCCGGTTGCAGTCTCGACAGTAAGTATGTTCCCTGACTATCTGTCACAATACCGAAGCGGTGAATTTGTCTCTGCAGGCAGCTTATTTGAACCAGATTTTGAGACTATCTACAGCCAAAAACCTGATTTGATCATCGTAGGCCCTCGTGGCGCCGAGAAATACAAAGAGCTTTCAGAAATTGCTCCAACCATTGTATATGCGCTAGATAAGAGCAAAGGGTACTGGGAAGCGACTCAGGAGGAGTGGCGCAAGTTAGGCGAAGTATTCGAGAAGCAAGATTTTGTTGAAGAGAAAATCGCGCAGGTAGATAAAGACTTCAAACAAGTTCAAAGCTACAACCAAACAAACAATGTTGATGCGCTGACAGTGATGAGTGCCGGTGGCAACATTACAACGTTTGGTGCCAAGTCACGTTTTGGCTCAATTTACAAAGATTTCGGGTTCTCCGAAACGGTGAAAGGCATCAAAGAGAGTCGACATGGTGATCTAATTTCTTATGAGTTTATTCGCGAACATAACCCATCAACCTTGCTGATCGTTGATAAAGATATCTTGATCAATAAAGGCAAAGGCAGCACGGTTCAGCGCGATTTTGAGAACGATTTGGTGAAGGCGACCAGTGCTTACCAAAATAAAAAAATGGCCTATTTAGACATCAACGCTTGGTACCTGTCTATCGCGGGCATGCGTGCGACTGAACAAATGTTGAGTGACGTTAAGTCGGCTACAGGCCTTAACTAA